GAGTAGAAGGTCAGCACGTCGCCGGGCTGCAGGTCGCCGAGGGACACCGGTTGACCGCCGTGGGCCAGCGCCTGGCTGGAGTGTGGCAGCGAGATGCCGGCCTGCTGGAACGCCCACATCACCAATCCGGAGCAGTCGAAGCCGCCGGGTGCGGCGCCACCCCACACGTAGGGCGAGCCAATTTGCGTCAACGCGGCCTGCACCACCATCGCACGATCACCGCCGCCGCCCTCGGGTGCGGTGAACGGAGCTCCGCTCACTCCGCCGGCGCCACCAGGTACAGGAGCCTCGGGTGCCGGTGCGCCTTCCGGTGCGGGCGGCGCGCCTGGGGGCAGCGCCTCGGGAGCCCCGGGAGCCCCTTGCGGAACCGGCCCGGGCTGGGCCATGGCGGTGCGCTGGTCTGGCGTGAGCGCCGCGTACTGAGACTTGACCACGGCGATCTGCACCTGCAGCTGGCTTTGCTTGTGCTGCAGGTTGGCACGCACCGCCGCGGCTTGTTCAGCGGCGGCCTTGGCGTCCGCGGCCGACTTGGCAGCGGCCTGCTCGGCCTTAGTAGCTTCAGCGTCCGCAGCCTTGAAACTGGCCATTTGCGCCGACATCTGACCTGCCATCACCCGCTGCACGGCCAGCCCGTCGATCAGCAGCTGCGGCGACTCCGCGGTCAGCATGGCGTCCAAACCATTGGTACGGCCACCCATGTAGACCGCGGCGGCAACCTTGTTGACCGTGTTCTGCAAGGTGGCCAACCGGGCCTTCGACGCTTGCACGGCGGCCTGGGCTTCGTTCAGTTTGTTCTCCGCGGCCCGCTGGGCGGCCAGCTTCTCGTTCAGGTCGAGCTGCGCGCTGTGCATCGCCTCGGTGGTTTGCTCGGCCTGCCGGGACAGCTCGTTCAGCTTCGCCACGGCGTCCTGGGCGGGATCGGCCATCGCAGTTGCCGTAGTGATGCCGCACAACACGACGAAGCTCGCTAACGAACCGACGGCGGACCGCTTGATTGCGCGCGCGATCGAATGCCTACAGTCGAGCCTCAAGATTGCATCCTTAAACTGCCATCGACGTTTATCCGCCGAGCTGGTTTAGGTCTCAAACAGGTTACGAAACGATATCGACGTTTGTCCAAAGCGGGGCGTTAAGAAAATAGGAAGATTTCTGTCATTTCTATGTGATTCAGGGATCTTGCCGTCGTCGACCCTACACGATCCATCACGCGACGCCCTTAGGTGACACCGGGCGGTCGCGTCGGATCGGTACCAGCCGCAACCGCGGGGCCAAGCCCGCCTCGGCCAGCACTTCCAGCGCGACTTGCTCGTCGTACGAAAGGGTTTCGGGCACGCCGAGCAAAACGCTCACCACGCACTCACGGCATCCAGGCCCGCGCACGGCGCAATCGTCACAGTCGATGACCACCGGCTCCCCCGGCTTGGGCGCCGCACTACCGTCACTTCCGGCTCCATTGCTGAGTGCCATCTGAGTCGGTCCTCTCCGTAGGGCTATCCATCACAAAATCAAGCTGCACCGCACGGTAACGGTGTGCACCGACATCCCCTTTCGTCGGACAATTCTGGGCTTCGTCGAAGCTTCCGGCGCGGGAGCCCAGGGTTGTCGGTGCGGATGCCTAACGTCACCGCCATGGGTGCGACCGGTGCGACTCAGCTCAGCTTCACCGGCCTCTTCGACGAACTCGAGCCATCGCAGCAGCCCCACGAGCAGTCACTGCGCGAAACCACCTTCGTTGTGGTCGATCTGGAGACCACCGGCGGGCGCGCCGTCTCCAATAGCGGAGCCGCCCCGGACGCCATCACCGAGATCGGTGCGGTCAAAGTGTGCGGCGGCGCCGTCCTGGGCGAATTCGCCACCCTGGTCGACCCTGGACGCAGCATCCCACCCCAAATAGTCCAACTGACCGGAATCACTACGGCAATGGTCTGCGACGCCCCCACCATCGATGCCGTACTACCGATGTTCTTCGAGTTCGCCGGTGACGCGGTGCTGGTCGCCCACAACGCGGGCTTCGATATTGGCTTCCTGCGCGCCGCGGCCGAACGTTGCCAGCTGCACTGGCCGCGCCCGAAGGTGCTGTGCACCGTCCGGCTTGCAAGGCGGGTGCTCAGCCGGGAAGAAGCGCCCAGCGTGCGACTGGCCGAGTTAGCACGGCTGTTCGCCGTGACGACGCAACCGACGCACCGCGCTCTCGACGACGCCCGGGCCACCGTTGACGTGCTGCACGCACTGATCGAGCGGGTGGGCAACCAGGGCATTCATACCTACACCGACCTGCGGTCCTATCTGCCGGACGTCACCCCCGCCCAGCGCCGCAAACGGGTGCTGGCCGACGGCCTGCCCCACCGGCCGGGTGTCTACCTGTTCCGTGGTCCCTCGGGCGAGGTGCTCTATATCGGTACCGGTGTCGACCTGCGGCGCCGCGTCAGCCAGTACTTCACCGGCGCCGATCCGCGCGGCCGGATGAAAGAGATGGTCGGCCTCGCCGAAAGCGTCGACCACGTCGAATGCGCGCACTCCCTCGAGGCGGGGGTTCGGGAATTGCGACTGCTGGCCTCCCACGCCCCGCCGTATAACCGCCGGTCGCGGTTTCCGCACCGGTGGTGGTGGGTGGCGCTCACCGACGAGGCGTTCCCGCGACTCTCGGTGGTGCGCAACCCGCGTCACGACCGTGCCATCGGCCCGTTCCGGTCCCGCACGGACGCCGCGGACACCGCGGCCCTGCTCGCTCGATTCGCCGGCGTGCGAACCTGCACCAGGCGGCTGGCCCGATCAGCGCGGCACGGACCGGCCTGTCCCGAACTCGAGGTGTCACCCTGTCCGGCGGCCCGGGACGTGACGCCCCAGCAGTACGCGGCGGTGGCGGTCCGGGTCGAAGCGCTGATCGACGGCACCGACAACGCCGCGCTCGCCGCAGCCGCCGACCAGGTTTCAGCACTGGCTGAGCGCCATCACTACGAGAGCGCGGCTAGGCTGCGCGACCACCTCTGCACCACGGTCGAGGTGTTGTGGCGCGGCCAGCGGCTGCGGGCCCTGACCGCGCTGCCCGAGCTGATCGCCGCGGCGCCGGACGGCGACAAAGGGTACGAACTCGTCGTCATCCGCCACGGCCAACTCGCCGCCGCGGGCGTGGCCCGGCGCGGGGTACCGCCGATGCCGGTGATCGAGTCCATCGCCGCCGGCGCCCAGACGATCCTGCCGTCTGCGGCCCCGCTCGGCGGGGCGCTGGTTGAGGAGACCGCGCTGATCGCCCGCTGGCTAACGGCGCCAGGGGTACGGATCGTGCGTGTCACCTCCGAGAACACCGGTTGGGCGTCACCGCTGCGGTCGGCCGGCGCGTGGGCGGGCTGGGCGGCCGCGGCCCGTTCGGCGAAACTGGCCGCGGAGCAGTTGGATTCACACCCGCTGACTGAACCGCACCCAACGCGCGAGCAGCTGTTCGGCCGCCCCGCTGTCGATCGCGGCGACGGCGCGGCACAACCCGTCTTCCCAAGCCGGCAACCATTCAGCGCGACTGGATAACCCGGCATGCGCCACCAGCGCACCGGCGGCGTTGAGCACCACGGCGTCGCGCACCGGACCTTGGCCCCCGGCGAGCACCGCGCGCACTTCGGCGGCGTTGGCCTCAGCGTCACCGCCGCGTAGCTCGTCGAGTTCGGCGCGGGCGAACCCGAATCCCGCCGGATCGAACTTCAACCTGTCCACGGTGCCCGCCTGCACCCGCCAGATCGTGCTCGTGGTGGTTGTCGTCAGCTCGTCGAGCCCGTCGTCACCGTGCACCACCAGCACACTGGAGCGACGGGCGGCGAACACCCCGGCCATCACCTCGGCGAGATCGGCGAAGGCGCAGCCGATCAATCCGGCCCGCGGTTGGGCCGGATTGGTAAGCGGCCCAAGGAGATTGAATACCGTCGGCACCCCGATGTCGCGGCGCACCGGCGTGGCGTGCCGATACGACGGATGAAACTGCGGCGCGAAACAAAACCCAATCCCGAGCTCACGCAGACTGCGCGCGACCTGCTCGGGCCCCAGATCGATGCGCACCCCGAGAGCCTCCAGCGTGTCGGCCCCGCCGGACAGCGAGGAGGCCGCGCGGTTGCCGTGCTTGACCACCGGCACACCCGCCGCCGCAACCACGATCGACGCCATCGTGGA
The nucleotide sequence above comes from Mycobacterium vicinigordonae. Encoded proteins:
- the ripC gene encoding peptidoglycan hydrolase RipC, translated to MRLDCRHSIARAIKRSAVGSLASFVVLCGITTATAMADPAQDAVAKLNELSRQAEQTTEAMHSAQLDLNEKLAAQRAAENKLNEAQAAVQASKARLATLQNTVNKVAAAVYMGGRTNGLDAMLTAESPQLLIDGLAVQRVMAGQMSAQMASFKAADAEATKAEQAAAKSAADAKAAAEQAAAVRANLQHKQSQLQVQIAVVKSQYAALTPDQRTAMAQPGPVPQGAPGAPEALPPGAPPAPEGAPAPEAPVPGGAGGVSGAPFTAPEGGGGDRAMVVQAALTQIGSPYVWGGAAPGGFDCSGLVMWAFQQAGISLPHSSQALAHGGQPVSLGDLQPGDVLTFYSDASHAGIYVGDGMMIHSSTYGQPVRVVPMDSSGPIYDARRY
- the trpD gene encoding anthranilate phosphoribosyltransferase, with translation MVASSEAASRGGSLGVSPSWPQVLGCLTDRQNLTRRQAAWAMDQIMAGAAQPAQIAAFAVALTMKGPTAEEVSELAGVMLDHARPMPAETLPDDAVDVVGTGGDGVNTVNLSTMASIVVAAAGVPVVKHGNRAASSLSGGADTLEALGVRIDLGPEQVARSLRELGIGFCFAPQFHPSYRHATPVRRDIGVPTVFNLLGPLTNPAQPRAGLIGCAFADLAEVMAGVFAARRSSVLVVHGDDGLDELTTTTTSTIWRVQAGTVDRLKFDPAGFGFARAELDELRGGDAEANAAEVRAVLAGGQGPVRDAVVLNAAGALVAHAGLSSRAEWLPAWEDGLCRAVAAIDSGAAEQLLARWVRFSQRV